Proteins found in one Neurospora crassa OR74A linkage group II, whole genome shotgun sequence genomic segment:
- a CDS encoding 5-methyltetrahydropteroyltriglutamate-homocysteine methyltransferase, producing MAPFRVEHMGSLLRPQNLLDAREAIRDKGLSPEEAGLPAIEKEAVGNVVKLQQELGFKAVNSGEFNRTRFWGLMWDEFEGSVALQEAEASMFRLYHPDVVSLIEKDRKVMPGDSVIAGAKLRHNREKSKSNLHELKLVQQFTPKEEWANIKLTMITPAWFHMRYKQGKAYAEGVYANDEEYFADVAKVYQEELKMLYEAGLRNVQFDDPGLAYFCSEEFRAGYASDPDNTVSIDTLLDSYIKLYNDSLSLLPADFHTGVHLCRGNFIGGRHFASGAYDVIAQKLFQELNVNTFYLEYDTARAGGFEPLQYLPKNKNVVLGVVSTKLRELESKEEVKRRVEEAASWVAKGTGESREEALKRVMVSPQCGFSTHESGYPLSEDDQRAKLRLVREVADEIWGEA from the exons ATGGCTCCCTTCCGCGTCGAACATATGGGGTCCCTCCTGCGGCCCCAAAACCTTCTCGACGCCCGTGAAGCCATCCGTGACAAGGGCCTCTCCCCGGAAGAGGCCGGACTCCCCGCCATCGAAAAGGAGGCGGTTGGCAATGTCGTCAAACTCCAGCAAGAACTCGGCTTCAAGGCCGTCAACAGCGGCGAGTTCAACCGCACCCGCTTCTGGGGCTTGATGTGGGACGAGTTTGAGGGGTCTGTCGCTCTCCAGGAAGCCGAGGCCAGCATGTTCCGCCTTTACCACCCGGACGTCGTCAGCCTGATTGAGAAGGACCGCAAGGTGATGCCGGGCGACAGTGTCATTGCGGGCGCCAAGTTGAGACACAACAGGGAGAAGAGCAAGTCGAACTTGCACGAGTTGAAGCTGGTGCAGCAGTTCACCCCGAAGGAGGAGTGGGCGAACATCAAGTTGACCATGATCACCCCGGCCTGGTTCCACATGCGCTACAAGCAGGGCAAGGCCTATGCCGAAGGCGTGTATGCGAATGACGAAGAGTACTTTGCCGACGTGGCCAAGGTTTATCAGGAGGAGCTCAAGATGCTCTATGAGGCTGGCTTAAGGAATGTGCAGTTTGATGATCCTGGTTTGGCTT ACTTCTGCTCCGAAGAGTTCCGCGCCGGTTACGCTTCCGACCCCGACAACACCGTCTCCATCGACACTCTCCTCGACTCCTACATCAAGCTCTACAACgactccctctccctcctccccgccgACTTCCACACCGGTGTCCATCTCTGCCGCGGCAACTTCATCGGCGGCCGCCACTTCGCCTCGGGCGCCTATGACGTGATTGCCCAAAAGCTTTTCCAAGAACTCAACGTCAACACCTTCTACCTCGAGTATGACACCGCGCGCGCCGGCGGCTTCGAGCCCCTGCAATACCTTCCCAAGAACAAGAATGTCGTGTTGGGTGTGGTGAGCACCAAGCTGAGGGAGTTGGAaagcaaggaggaggtgaagagacGGGTGGAGGAGGCCGCGAGCTGGGTGGCCAAGGGGACCGGAGAGAGCAGGGAGGAGGCGCTCAAGAGAGTCATGGTCAGCCCCCAGTGCGGCTTCAGTACCCATGAGAGCGGGTACCCCCTCAGCGAGGACGATCAGAGGGCCAAGTTGAGGTTGGTGAGGGAGGTTGCGGATGAGATCTGGGGGGAGGCCTAA